Genomic window (Sediminispirochaeta smaragdinae DSM 11293):
CGGCTTCGGTCGCGGCCGTGATGGTTTCTTTGATAAGTCCGCATAATCCACTATCTATTTCGACACCGACGGAATTCCGTGCCGAGGCAATGGCCGCAGCCGTAACGGTTCCGGTTCCGAGAAATGGGTCCAACACCGTATCGTTTTGGATTGAGAACATATTAATGAGGCGAAAGGCCAGCTCAAAGGGAAAGGCCGCGCTTCTTGATCGGCATCCTTTCTGAGACAGCGGCTGGCGTATTCCTTTAAAATCCCATAGATCGGAAAACCAACTATTTCGTTCTTCCCAGAAAAGAGCGCTTCTCTTTCTGATTATGCGTCCATCTTCGGAAAAACGACGATTTCCTCCTTTTCGAAATACAAGGATATACTCATGCTCAAGGGTGACATATGCTCCGGCCGGGAGCATACCTGAACCCATGAACTTGGTTGGACTATTGGTTTGCTTCCTCCACAGAAGTGGCGGGAGTGAGTGAAATCCCAAGGCCTCACAGCTTGAAATGATACGGGCATGATTGGTGAAGAGACGAAAATGAGCACCTATTTTTCTTGTAGCATCTCCTATGTTGATGCATAGAAAACCTCCTGGCATGAGCACTCTTGAGCACTCACGCCAGACCTCGTCAAGAATGGAATGCATCGCTTCGAAGGCCTTATACCCATTCCCGTTTTCAAGAGCGACCTTGATGTCGGGGTTTTGAAGAGCAAAGAGAAGATCCCACATGCTAATCATCGGGTAGGGAGGGGAGGTAACCACCAAAGCGATAGTTTCCGCTTCAATTGTCCTCATGTTTCGAGCCGATCCAAACAAGATGTCGTGAGTAGTCTGCATGGCTCATTGTATCCTCATTTCCTCGGATTAAACCAGAGTTCCGTCGGTAGTTCGTGAAAGTGGGGAGGATATGCTGTTCTTATCGTATTTTCAAAATGTCTTATTCTTTTTTCAAATTGAATGTCGACATTCTCTTTTTCCCGTAAGGGGAAGGATAAGGAAATGTTTGAAAAGGTGTTTTCTGAAAAAGTGAGGATCCCGTTCAGCTCTCGAACGAGGATATCCTTCAAGCCTGCATCATCTTGGTAATCTATGGTTTCATGTGCCGATTCGAAGAGGCTTGAAATTGATACTTCGGCCCTCTCGTATTGTCTCCGAATTTCGATAGAGAGCATGACGCTCGTTTTTCGTTTCGACAGTAGGAACTTCACTGTTTTACTAAGTATTTCCGTGAAAAAAAGGGCAAGTGGTAATGCTTGACTGAGTGCAATTTCAGGGATTTTACTCTCGACCTGAATAGACATACGACGAGCGGAAGCGAGAAATTGATACTTGTGTTGCATAGCAATTTTTTCGAAAAGTAGTGGGAGTTTAACCGATATGTGCGAATGAGAAAATTTCGAGCATGACGATACCGCTGTAATGGAATACAAACGCAATTCCGTTGCGGTTAATGCGGCTCTTAATTCTTCGTTGTCGGTATTGTTTTGCTCAATGGAGAGTAGACTGAACATGACTTGCAGGTTGGCATGGATATGTTTGTCGATGCTTTGCTTGATATTCAAAACTGCCGCTTCTGTTTTTTCTATGGTATGATTTCGTGATCGAAGGATAAGAGCAAGTATGAGGATGAGACCGGCCTGAAAAAAGATCAGCAGGCAGAGAAGCCTGTTTGCATCGGACAATAACAACTTCAGTGACATCTTTATCGCTTTACAAGAACACAAGAGCCGATTGTTGATGACAAGACGAAGAGAACACAATCATTCTGTACCATAAGAGAACTCCTTTTTGTATTCATATATAACGATGATGATGGTAGATGGTATGAGGCCCTTCGGACAATGGAAAATAATACCAGTATAATGCCAGTTTATTGACAGATTTCGTATCAGTCCTGATAGAAAAGCTCAAGAAGTCGTTCTCGCAGGTTTTCTTTTCGATTTTTGATGCCCAACTTTTCCCTTATCCGCTCTCTATGAAATTGAACGGTGCGAAGAGTAAGGCTCAAGGTCGAAGCAATTTCTTTTGATGTCTTTCCCTTCAGAATGAAATCGATGATCTGGATTTCCCTGTGGGTGAATTGTTTCAACAAAGCAAGGGGGCTTGCCGTTTGTATTTCTGCTATAGCATTTTTACCTCCCCAGGTAGAATCGATTGATTCATTTTTTATCTCTCTGTTCGGTGTAAGATTGCTATAAAGTGCGGTTGATAAATCAAGCTGCTTTTTGTGGATAAATTCCTGTTGCTTTTCAAGTACAACCTGCAATGCGGTATTGAGTTCGTCTATTTTCTGCTCCTTTTCTTTGAGATCATGCTCAAATTTTTTGTATACACTAACATCTTTACATATGCCTCTAATTCCTTTATACACTCCCATTATGTCTATTTGAGCAGCAAAGCGTATCAACGTTTCCCGCTGTGGAATTTGCTGGGTCTCTATAACTACCTCAATCTCCTCATGTCCGGAGGATTGTTGTTCTTTTAGCTTTTGAATAAGCAGCGAAATTTCTTTCCGGCTTTGTTGATGGATAATGGAAGCTATATGCTTACCAATGAGGGTAGCCGGGTGATACCCTGTGAAGGCTATTGCAGATTGTGAAACATAGCGAAAGTACCCCTTTGTATCGCATTCGAAAAACCAATCAAAGGAATGACTGGAGAGAAAAATGTTACGGCTTCGCAGGTTAAGCATTTCGGTAATATCTTGAAACGAGGAGAGGAAATACCCCCTTTTGTGTCCTTTTCTGTAAAAGAGGGAAAGGGTTGCATCAATTGCAAGTTCCCTATCGGCGTTGGTAAAGGCTCCCAGAAGTCCTTGCCATGTCCCCTGTTGCTTCACCCTGTCATAGGCTTGCTGTGCGTTCGACTTATCTTTCCAAAGGTTCAGGACACTTATTCCGATCACTTGTTCGATTCTGGAATATCCCCACAAGGTAAGGAAAGCATGATTGGCATAGACTATCTTTCCTGCCCAATCAGAAATGACTACGGGATTGTGGAAGTAGTCAAAAATCATTGTGAAAATTGTGCTCCTTTGTTACATGCCCCTGCATATGACAATTATGAAGATATTCACTTTCCGAGGGAATTCATTGTGTAGCCTATCATGGATAAAAAAAACTTAGGCTATAGAAAAGTACCAGTACAGTACCAGGAAAAACTATTGGTATTATTTTGTTTGCGTGATATTGGATATATTAGATGTTTTTGTGTTTTAATTACTGGTGATCTTGCTTACCAGTGGCGAAAGAGAGAGGAAATCATTCTTGGCCTAACACTATTTTTGATTGGAGAATGATCTGTCGCGTTTGCTGGAGTTTTTCTTCTATTGTTTGCGTAAGAAGCCTTGCTGCCTCTTTTCCTACCTCGTAGTCGGGCTGGATGATTTGGTACACCCGTTCCTTACAGGGAAGATCGACTACCAACTGATCATGGAGTGCAATGACGATATCGTTGTACCACTCTTCAGAGCGTACATTCATTGCAGTGATAAATCCTTTGAGTAATCGGTTGTTCAGGACCACGATGGAATGGAATTTACCTATTCGCTTCAATGCCGATTTTAGTTTCTCAATCTCTTGCACATCTATGGATGTAAAGAGTCTGTTGTCATTTAGTCGGATTATCCATTCTTCGGGAACGGAGATTCCCGCCTCATGCATTGCATCGAGATATCCCTCCTCCCGTTCTTCCATACTTGAGCAAGGCAGGCCTTTTAATAGGATATTTTTTCTATGCCCCCGGGAAATGAGCGCTTTTGTCAAATTATAGGTACTTTCACGGTGATTGGAAGAGACATAATTGGCATCAATGCCGGCAACATTTCGATCAACGAGAACAAAAGGAACATTCTTTTCTTGGAGTAACTTGATGATGTTCCGGTTATGATCCTGGTAGGATTCCTCAGCTATGACAGGAGAAAGAATGACACCGTCGATGTTGTTCTGCAAGAGCGATTGAAAGTAATCCTCGACTTTCTTGAAATCTCGATCACCATTGCATATTACTGTATGAATTCTCTGATTCCATAAGAAGTCTTCAATCCCGCGTAAAAGGGTAGAACCAAAGCGATCGGAGACATCGTCGATGGCAACGCCGATGAGTTTCGCAGGTGATGGTCTTTCTTCGGCCTCTTCCTTTGCTGCGTGAACGAAGGTACCGCGACGCTGTGGGTAGCGCACCAATACTCCGCGTGATACCAATTCTTGTAGTGCTTTCTTTATCGTTATCCGGCTTACATCAAAGGAGACTACTAAATCCCTTTCCGAAGGAATTTGTGATCCGGGTCTCCAATTGTTCGATGTTATCTCGTTTTGGATTTTTTCTATAATCTGCTCATATTTATACACTTGCATCTACCTACTAAGGAAAATGGATATATCCATATATTCACCAATCAGAAAATAAATGTCAATCCTTTTTTGGGTTTTGGGCATGAAAAAGGTACATTATGGAAAATAGCCTGTTTTGAGGTGAATGATGGACCCCGTTTTGCGCCTTTTACCCCGATTCTGCTCTGACTTTCTTATTGACAGTGTCATAAAGCTATTTTAAAATGGTGATACCCAAAAAATATATGGATATATCCAAAAGGAGGCCTTATGAGAAAACCATTGATGTTCCTTATTGTGCTATTGGCAGCTGCGGGAGTGCTCTATGCCGGTGGACAAACGGAAGCTTCCTCACCGGAAGCTGCTTCAAGCTTAAGTGGAGTTGTCACCGTGTATACACCCCATGGAGCCGAAATCACCGATCCCATCTTAGATGCGTTTCGTGCGAAATATCCTGATATTCGGATTCAAATTGTAAACGCCGGAACCGGAGAACTTCTGTCGAGGCTTGAGGCCGAAAAAGATAATCCGACCGCCGATGTCATGTGGGGTGGCGATACGATTTCTTTTGAATCCTACTCACATCTATTTGCTTCTTATGAATCTCCCGAAGATGCCTCTATGATGAAAAGCGATCCTGCTCATAAATGGCATCCCTTTTCCGTTCTTTGCCAGCCGATCCTTGTCAATACTGATTTAGTGGCGGCAGATGCCTATCCCTCTACCGTTAAGCAGCTTGCCGATGCGGCGTGGAAGGATGGAAAGATTGCCCTTGCCGATCCGAATAAATCGGGTACCGGCTATACCATAGTATCTGGACTTGTCAATGCCTATGGCTGGGATTTCATTGGAAAACTACTTGACAACTGTGTCGTCACTCCCGGTTCCGATGCCATGTTCAAGGCCATCAAAGACGGTGAAGTTGCCGTCGGTTTTATCAACGAGGATTTGGGGGCAAAATGGGAGCAGGAAGGCCTGCCTGTCAAGATGATCTATGCGAAGGATGCGGTTACGGTTCAGATGGATGCTGTCGCGTTGGTTGCAAATTCCCCGAGCCCTGAGATTGGGAAGGTTGTTCTTGATTTTATTTGTTCGGCAGATGCTCATACGATAGCAGTGGAGCAGATTTCTCGTCGTTCCGCACGAATCGATGTAGATCCCCCCTCCATTCTTCCTGCATTGGGCCAGCTCAATCTTTTTCCTGCAAATGAACCCCGACAGGTTGTTAATGCGAAGTTTGAAAAATTGGCGCAGTGATTTTTCTCATAAAGCACCCTGATCTATCAGGGTGCTTTTTTCCTAAAAAAAGGAGTACATCTTGAGCCGTATTTTGATCTTCTTTAGGGACCCCTGGAAAATTTTTACTGCAATCGCTCTTGTTTTACTCATTTCCCTTGTGATCTTCTCACAGGTATGGATATGTAAATCTTCCTTTCAAAGAAACGGCGGAGAATTTACCATCAGTACGTCGACCGACGGCGAGCTTTTACTGGAAGATGAGACGGTGAAAGGATTTTCTTTGTCACAGATTTCCGACGGCCGTTATCGTGTAAACCAGAGACATACTCCGCTTTATATCATTACAAGCATGGAGCCTGGTGTGCTTGGGATAGAAGCGGCCAATGGGAATATCGCGGACACGTCTCTCCAGGAAGGTACCGTCTCTCTATCAACCGGACCGGATACACTCTGGATATCACAAAAGATTTTTACCGGATTATTTGATGACGGAAGTAATCATCGACAGTTGGCGCTGCAAAAAAGTAGCGAAAACATGGTACACCTGCAATACAATCCTGGAGCCTTTCTTCTTTTTGCGGATAAGAAAACCCATTATACCCTGTCCAATTATGTGACCTTTTTCCGAAATTCAAAATATCTAAGTGCGGTAAAGAATAGTTTCCTGGTAATGATATTCTCCACACTTATTGCTTCATTTTTTGGTGTCGGACTTGCATACCTCTATGCCAGATATAAGGTTCCAGGTACGAGCTCCGTCCTGACAATTATTACGATGGCCTCCGTTTCTCCTCCTTTTCTTGGTGCATATGCATGGCGAATGTTGTTGGGTAGTTCCGGGGTGATTACCCGGCTTTTTCATCTCAATTGGACCATTGTCGGTTTGCACGGGGTCGTTTGGGTCATAAGCTGGTTGGTTTTTCCTATCATATTTTTACTGACCTATGATGCTTTTATTTCTTTGGACCACTCGTTACGAGAGTGTTCGATGAGTTTGGGGGGGGATCGAAAAACAACCTTTTTTCGAATCGAACTGCCGATGGCCATGCCTGGAATCCTAAACGGGCTATACCTTGCGATGATGACTGCGTTTACCGATTTTGGTACTCCATATGTTATTTCGCTGAATTTAAATGTGCTTCCCGTCATGATCTATAAGGAATACATGAGCGAGGTCGGTGGAAATCTTTCGATTGCCAGTACGGGAAGCATGCTCATGATTTTTTTCTCCTCGTTGATCCTTATGGCACAGCGGATTTACCTTGCTCGACGCTCGTATGCATCGGTTAAGTCGCATCAGCCTTCCGCACGACAGGCAGGAAAGGGGAAAAAACGGGTGATTTATGCATCGACCGCTATTGTCCTTGCTTTTGCGTTTCTTCCCCACATTACCGTGGCGATTTCTGCTTTTTTTAAGTGGAAGGTCGGGATCCTTACTTCCACCTTTACCCTGGATAATTTTGCGAGACTATTCAGAAGCAACCTCAGTTCTGTCGGCGTGACCTTGTTCACGGGAGGTACGGCAACCCTCTTGGATTTTATCTTCGGGATCGGTATTGCCTTTGTCGTGGTCAAAAAGCGTTACCCCGTTGTTGCAACTCTTCTTAATCAACTGGTGATGGTTCCTTATCTGATTCCAGGAACTGTACTTGGTATCGGTTTTATCCTTTTATTCAACCAGCCTCCTATTCTCTTAACGGGGACATGGTTGATTTTGGTTCTCGCCTATTTTATCAGAAAGTTGCCGTATTCGGTAAAGAGTGCAGAATCTGCTCTATACCAGGTCCACCCGGCCTTGGGAGAGGCTGCGGAAAGTCTTGGCGCAAAGCCTATGAGGAGTTTTTGGCAGATTACCTTTCCGCTGATTATCGGTGGTGTTATCAGCGGGGCAACGCTTTCGTTTCTTCAGATAATGACGGAAATAAGTGCTTCTATTATTCTTTATCGTCCTCCCTGGAAGCCCATGACTGCCGTAATTTTTGAGAATACCATCGACGCCGGGGCCGACTTCGGGATTGCATCGGCCATGACTGTGCTGCTGATGGTGATGCTCTATGTGCCCCTCTATATTGTAACCATCAAAGCTCGAAAACCTAAGGAGGTCCGCATTGAAAGTATCTGATACAAATCGGAAAACTACCTCGGTATCAATAAAAGAGGTCCAGAAAAATTTCGGCGCCATTCAGGCACTTCGTAATGTTTCACTGGAGATCCATGAAAAAGAGTTTTTTACTCTGTTGGGGCCTTCGGGGTGCGGGAAGACTACTCTTTTACGTAGCATTGCCGGTTTTGAAAAAACGACAAAGGGCGAAATCTTTTTTAACGAGGAAAATACGACAAATATTCCGCCGTGGAATAAGAATATAGGTTTTGTCTTTCAAAACTATGCTCTATGGCCGAATAAGAGTGTTTATCGAAATATTGCTTATGGATTGGAACTCAGGAAAAAAGATGCTTCATACATAAAAGAAAAGATCTCATGGGCTCTCGACATGGTTGAGCTTAGGGGAATAGAGAAAAAGTTTCCCGAAGAGTTGAGTGGGGGACAGCAGCAGCGTGTTGCAATCGCTCGTGCCTTGGTAATCGATCCTGATATCCTTCTTTTGGACGAGCCTTTATCCAACCTCGACGCAAAATTGCGCATATCGTTGCGGCAGCAGATAAGAAATATTCAACGTTCTCTTGAGATCACGGCCGTATATGTTACCCATGACCAGGAGGAAGCTCTCGAAATCTCCGATAGGATTGCCGTGATGAATAAGGGTGAAGTTCTGCAGGTCGGTCCGCCGGAAGAAATTTATCAGCGGCCCAGCGACCTCTTTGTAGCGGACTTTATCGGAAAAGCCAATTTTCTTGAAGGCGAGTTACATGGATCGGACTTCAAGCTTCCTGGCAACTTGGTAATACCACTTCAGCCGAAAAACTGTAAGGCTGGTAAGGGAATTCTTTTTACAAGGCCAGAATCCTTCTCTCATTCAAAGGAGGAAGGCTTTGGTGGAATTCGCGGACGAATAATTCAGCGATACTATCTTGGTAACTTACATCGATACCGAGTTGATATCGGTAATGAGATGTCTATTCTTCTGGAGACAGGAGAACAATATAACGAAGGTGATTTGATACAGCTAAAGGTAAGCAACTATGAAATCTTTAACCAATAAAGAATTTTTTTTCTCATCCCTTCCCGAAATGAAAGCGTTATTTGGCAACCTTGTTACAGTAAAGGATAAGGAAGGTTGTAAGTGTCCCGGCATTCATCAGGGATTTATTGCATCGATCATACAGTTTCAGCCCTTGCTTGAAATAGCAGTTTTTACTTCCGATGGCACTGAGGTCGAGTTTACTCTCAAGGAAGCGATATCTACTCCAATAGAGATATGTAAAACCTTCACTTCTTCGCTTGGGCTCATTATGGACCAACGCTTTTCGGTATTAGGAAATCAGGTCTTTCTTCACGTTGAATTCTCAAGAACTCCAGATGCGGGAATACTGGATTTCTCTGTGGATTTTTCGGGAGCGTTACTTTTTTCACCGCAAGGTGTTCCCTATCATTGGGAAGATGAAAAAATGGTGAATGCTTATATAAAAAGTCCTCAACAGCTCCATGGTATATGGAAAGAGACAAACTTTATACTTCGATTTTCTAGAAAACTAAACCAGCTTGCTTTGCATAAGATCAATGCCGATGAGATAAAAAGGGAACAGTACTTTTCCAGTCACAACCTGAAAAAGCGGTATACCTATTGGGTCGAGAGGCCTCAACGGGGAGGCTATGATGGAGCATCTTCTCTTTGTAGCAGAAATATGGGATATGCCGGAGCATGGATTCCGGACTTTTCCGACGGAAAAAAGGCAAGTATCGATATCAATTTTTCGGTTTTCTCAACAAATGAAGTTGCTGACTCTGATAGCCCAAAATCGATCGAAGAGGTAAGTTCTTTACTCAATACTGAATGGGAAGAATATATCCAGAAAATTCCAAATTTTCGATGTCAGGAAAAAAATCTTGAGAAAATTTATTACACGAGTTGGTACATTCTAAAGTCCGGTAGAATTCACTTTCCGGAAAAGCGTTTTAGATACCCGTTCACTTCGGTAAATAAATTTCACTACTATAATCAATTTTTTTGGGATTCTGCATTTCAGGCGATTGCCTGGCTTTGGTTTAACGATCCCGACCCTTCTGAAAGTGAGATGAAAAATTTTGTCGCTCACCAATGGCGGAACGGGATGATTCCCTACGAACTTTTTATGTATCCGGTAAATGGTCGGGAATGGATGGATGGGGATTCTCTCACCTCGGGGACAACGCAACCTCCCGTAATTGGCATCACCTTGAAGGAGGTTTTTACAAAATTCGGTAACAAGGCCTATCTCGATTTTTTCTATGATTCCCTGGTCGAGTATGAAAGGTGGTTAAGCCTTTACCGAGATTTGGGAAAAAGAGGACTTTCTTCTTATGTAAATATCTGGGAAACGGGTTGGGACAATAGTCCTCGCTTTGATGCTGCGGCTCGGAATAGGGTCCTTGACCCCTTTATTGAGGGGGTTGATTTTAACGTTTATATCTACATCTTACGTGAGACCATTCTCCAGATCGCTTCTGTTCTTGGTAAGCCTGAACCGCTGGGAATCCGGGAACATCAGGCAATGACAAAACGTAGCATGAATGAGTTGATGTACAACCAGGAAGACCACTTTTATTATGATTTGGAAGCGGCAAGCGATCACAGAATTCCGGTCAAGACTGCGGCTGGGCTTCTCCCTCTGATGACTGATATTCCATCGGCGGCGCAACGTTCGGCTCTCATCGATCGCTATCTATGTTCTGAAAAGGAGTTTCTAACGACCGCTCCCGTGCCCTCGGTAAGTCAAAGTGAAGAAAGTTATAGTTCTTACGATTTTTGGCGGGGAGCGAACTGGCCGCAAATAACCTGGTCCGTGTTGTATGGGATCTGTGAAAGTGAGCCGGATGAAGCAGGGAAGGTACTCGATAGATTTCTCCATTCCACAAGTGCAAATGAAAACTGCTATGAATACTACGATTCGGCCACAGGGGAGGGGGCTGGATTACCTTTTCAGGGGTGGGGTGCACTATATACCGATTTTATTATTCGATTTGTTGTCGGTATACATCCGACGAAAAAAGGGTTCCGATTTAATCCAGTTTCCAAGAAATACAGAAATTTCCAGCTTGATAATCTTATCTTGAAGGGGAGGAAGCTTTCTATAGAGCGAAAAGGCCAGACGTGGAATATAGGAATTGCAGGATATGGTGTCATTACATATGTCGAAACTCTTATATGTGATGTTGATCTTTCCGGCGTAGAGATCGCGATCTCTTTTGACCAAGAAAAAGCCGATCTCTCTTCGATTTCTTTTTCTGGTGCCTCTTATTGGCGGGAAAACAAGCTTTTTCTAACAGCTGAATGTTAAAGCACGCAGTTATTGCACCTTAGGGCCCCATGTTGTTGACATGGGGCCCGACCTCTTGCATGGCAAGTTTCATTTCTTTATTCTTAATACATTGTTGCAGCATATCTAACGCCTTTTTCGATTAAGGATATATCTATGGCCGTTACAATAAAGGATATTGCCAAGATTGCCGGTGTCACGCATTCAACCGTTTCGAGATGTTTAAATGATAAGCCGGGAGTTTCCGACGCCATGAGGGCGGAAATAAAACGTATAGCCCAAGATCTCGGCTTTGAATTTAATGCTAATGCGCGGAGTTTGCATACCAGCAAGACGGAGACGATAGGGATTATTCTTAATGAGGCAAATGATGATAATCAACCTCATCTATTTACAAATAATTTTCTTCGGCATATTAGACATCAGTTGGAAGAAGAGGATTTGGATACGATCACGACCTTTCCCCACAATGATTATTCGGGAAAAGATAATATTCAAAAAATTGTCAACAGGCGAAAGGTTGATGGCCTTATACTTCTTACTTCTTCGATCGAAAAAGAAACCGTTGATTTTCTTCGGGACGCTGAAATCCCGTTTGTTTTCTCCCACCAGATCCCTCCCGACGAATTTGGTAAGGTTAATGCCGTCTATTGTGACCATCGAAAGGGGGGGTATTTAGCGACTAAACACTTGATTGATTGCGGATACCGGAGGATTCTCTGTGTCACCCGACCCGATCAACGTTTGGAGTTTGCATTACGAACAGATGGTTATAGGCAGGCCTTGGAAGAGGCCGGAATAGCCGTTGATGAGACGATGATCCTAAAGGGGGGATCCTCCTTTGATTTCTGTCCGGAGGATGTGGAACGGGAAATCTTGCAAGTTTCAAAATACGATGCCATCTTTGCCCATACCGATCTTATCGCTCTTGAGATCATGAAAGAATTAGTCAAACATGGTATTTCTGTTCCTAAGGATATTGCCCTTATGGGCTATGATAATATTGAATTGTGTACCTTTTTTGAGCCTCATCTTTCGTCTGTTGCGCAACCCCTGGAAGACATATCGATAAAGACCTGTGAAATCCTGATTAAGCAGCTCGCCGGTGATAATACGGTAAAGCGGTTTGTTTTTCAGCCTCGTTTAATTCCTCGCGAAACGACCTAAAGCGTAAGAAAAAGAAATTCCTTTACAAAGGGAGAATTCGGGAATACCATAAAGCACACGTGTGAGTAGACATATTTATGGTGTGAAGGAGTAGTCTCTGGCTATACTGTATTGATTGTGTAAAAACGGCAGCTGCCTTATATGATTGTTAATGCTGTACAAAGAATAAGTTTTATTCTTTGTCGCATCTGTTTTGTGGGTACCCATTTGTATAGAACTCTTTTCAATTTCTAAGGAGATATACCCATGAAAAAAAGATTCTTATGGGGCGTTCTTGCATCGGTTCTTTTGTTGTGCACTTCGGCTTGTAACACCACGGGGAATTATGCCGAGAGCGATAAGTCGGAAGTCGCCGGATCATTATTCCTTGGCTCAAAAAGTCCGTACCCGGTACCTACTAATCTTGTCTACACAGAAGCTCCTGCTGGTTATGAGGCCTCGTTTGTGTATGTACTACATCGACACGGATCAAGAAATTTATCAAGTTTCAAATATGACAAGGCATGGCTTGAATTGTTGGATACTGCTGGAAAAGAGGGGCAATTAACAGAAGCCGGGACCATGCTTTATGGGGAAATAAAGCAGATTGCAGATTACGAGGTTGGTAAATACGGTCTTTTAACAAACCTCGGAAAAGATGAACTTTTTGGCATCGGAAAAAGGGTTGGAGAAAATTTCAGCGATCTCTTTCGTACGGGAAGCCCTCTTTTTGCCGATGCTACCTACAAAGAGCGG
Coding sequences:
- a CDS encoding ABC transporter permease: MSRILIFFRDPWKIFTAIALVLLISLVIFSQVWICKSSFQRNGGEFTISTSTDGELLLEDETVKGFSLSQISDGRYRVNQRHTPLYIITSMEPGVLGIEAANGNIADTSLQEGTVSLSTGPDTLWISQKIFTGLFDDGSNHRQLALQKSSENMVHLQYNPGAFLLFADKKTHYTLSNYVTFFRNSKYLSAVKNSFLVMIFSTLIASFFGVGLAYLYARYKVPGTSSVLTIITMASVSPPFLGAYAWRMLLGSSGVITRLFHLNWTIVGLHGVVWVISWLVFPIIFLLTYDAFISLDHSLRECSMSLGGDRKTTFFRIELPMAMPGILNGLYLAMMTAFTDFGTPYVISLNLNVLPVMIYKEYMSEVGGNLSIASTGSMLMIFFSSLILMAQRIYLARRSYASVKSHQPSARQAGKGKKRVIYASTAIVLAFAFLPHITVAISAFFKWKVGILTSTFTLDNFARLFRSNLSSVGVTLFTGGTATLLDFIFGIGIAFVVVKKRYPVVATLLNQLVMVPYLIPGTVLGIGFILLFNQPPILLTGTWLILVLAYFIRKLPYSVKSAESALYQVHPALGEAAESLGAKPMRSFWQITFPLIIGGVISGATLSFLQIMTEISASIILYRPPWKPMTAVIFENTIDAGADFGIASAMTVLLMVMLYVPLYIVTIKARKPKEVRIESI
- a CDS encoding ABC transporter ATP-binding protein, whose protein sequence is MKVSDTNRKTTSVSIKEVQKNFGAIQALRNVSLEIHEKEFFTLLGPSGCGKTTLLRSIAGFEKTTKGEIFFNEENTTNIPPWNKNIGFVFQNYALWPNKSVYRNIAYGLELRKKDASYIKEKISWALDMVELRGIEKKFPEELSGGQQQRVAIARALVIDPDILLLDEPLSNLDAKLRISLRQQIRNIQRSLEITAVYVTHDQEEALEISDRIAVMNKGEVLQVGPPEEIYQRPSDLFVADFIGKANFLEGELHGSDFKLPGNLVIPLQPKNCKAGKGILFTRPESFSHSKEEGFGGIRGRIIQRYYLGNLHRYRVDIGNEMSILLETGEQYNEGDLIQLKVSNYEIFNQ
- a CDS encoding helix-turn-helix transcriptional regulator, with translation MFTMIFDYFHNPVVISDWAGKIVYANHAFLTLWGYSRIEQVIGISVLNLWKDKSNAQQAYDRVKQQGTWQGLLGAFTNADRELAIDATLSLFYRKGHKRGYFLSSFQDITEMLNLRSRNIFLSSHSFDWFFECDTKGYFRYVSQSAIAFTGYHPATLIGKHIASIIHQQSRKEISLLIQKLKEQQSSGHEEIEVVIETQQIPQRETLIRFAAQIDIMGVYKGIRGICKDVSVYKKFEHDLKEKEQKIDELNTALQVVLEKQQEFIHKKQLDLSTALYSNLTPNREIKNESIDSTWGGKNAIAEIQTASPLALLKQFTHREIQIIDFILKGKTSKEIASTLSLTLRTVQFHRERIREKLGIKNRKENLRERLLELFYQD
- a CDS encoding ABC transporter substrate-binding protein, translating into MRKPLMFLIVLLAAAGVLYAGGQTEASSPEAASSLSGVVTVYTPHGAEITDPILDAFRAKYPDIRIQIVNAGTGELLSRLEAEKDNPTADVMWGGDTISFESYSHLFASYESPEDASMMKSDPAHKWHPFSVLCQPILVNTDLVAADAYPSTVKQLADAAWKDGKIALADPNKSGTGYTIVSGLVNAYGWDFIGKLLDNCVVTPGSDAMFKAIKDGEVAVGFINEDLGAKWEQEGLPVKMIYAKDAVTVQMDAVALVANSPSPEIGKVVLDFICSADAHTIAVEQISRRSARIDVDPPSILPALGQLNLFPANEPRQVVNAKFEKLAQ
- a CDS encoding GntR family transcriptional regulator produces the protein MQVYKYEQIIEKIQNEITSNNWRPGSQIPSERDLVVSFDVSRITIKKALQELVSRGVLVRYPQRRGTFVHAAKEEAEERPSPAKLIGVAIDDVSDRFGSTLLRGIEDFLWNQRIHTVICNGDRDFKKVEDYFQSLLQNNIDGVILSPVIAEESYQDHNRNIIKLLQEKNVPFVLVDRNVAGIDANYVSSNHRESTYNLTKALISRGHRKNILLKGLPCSSMEEREEGYLDAMHEAGISVPEEWIIRLNDNRLFTSIDVQEIEKLKSALKRIGKFHSIVVLNNRLLKGFITAMNVRSEEWYNDIVIALHDQLVVDLPCKERVYQIIQPDYEVGKEAARLLTQTIEEKLQQTRQIILQSKIVLGQE
- a CDS encoding DNA-methyltransferase; translated protein: MQTTHDILFGSARNMRTIEAETIALVVTSPPYPMISMWDLLFALQNPDIKVALENGNGYKAFEAMHSILDEVWRECSRVLMPGGFLCINIGDATRKIGAHFRLFTNHARIISSCEALGFHSLPPLLWRKQTNSPTKFMGSGMLPAGAYVTLEHEYILVFRKGGNRRFSEDGRIIRKRSALFWEERNSWFSDLWDFKGIRQPLSQKGCRSRSAAFPFELAFRLINMFSIQNDTVLDPFLGTGTVTAAAIASARNSVGVEIDSGLCGLIKETITAATEAGNKRQSKRLSDHLHFVEDKELQHRNSFYCFPVVTAQETTLRLPRTRSVTTEQTPPPSPSRFRYHSDHDFYEASEL
- a CDS encoding histidine kinase dimerization/phosphoacceptor domain -containing protein is translated as MNIKQSIDKHIHANLQVMFSLLSIEQNNTDNEELRAALTATELRLYSITAVSSCSKFSHSHISVKLPLLFEKIAMQHKYQFLASARRMSIQVESKIPEIALSQALPLALFFTEILSKTVKFLLSKRKTSVMLSIEIRRQYERAEVSISSLFESAHETIDYQDDAGLKDILVRELNGILTFSENTFSNISLSFPLREKENVDIQFEKRIRHFENTIRTAYPPHFHELPTELWFNPRK